One window from the genome of Gadus morhua chromosome 16, gadMor3.0, whole genome shotgun sequence encodes:
- the LOC115560690 gene encoding uncharacterized protein LOC115560690, with protein sequence MPTDSNCGAGGESVKQQQGPRGNLQDIRLNRPILADQTNVLTSGSFVPIEANVIQRPSGTNRLAKKKNLKRSAGIGGAIPCSPQAIEQLQIPYKKARKDATHGGLAPENFTHVIQAVINPQIAPHGAAWTDSNHQVIADVEVRVSAAPTETVAVQPDGTIQHVYGDPQCAPPAGLTVNDWPGLDDILDASWNSSLLEHSDFTPALWVDSPATSVEATTSAEPVQHHQPAGPASGSLHAIQAPICDSPCIVSPIAHEVAVLRLPAGPAIADGEYWAVPQDAKWRKEFADKLAVLTATVAVNSSAIDRQIKRGDSRHQALEEQTKQSFSAIRLENARDRMIAKSPNTETSNGLAIVDLQRKHFAAAVAVRGNTQGIAKISSVEALRASKTARKLWLMESTCKANLDAYRALCTEMSVMSDTVAKLSLNAII encoded by the exons atgccgactgact CGAATTGCGGTGCCGGAGGCGAGAGcgtgaaacagcagcagggtccacgtggaa ATTTGCAGGATATTCGGCTCAACAGACCGATTCtagcagaccagactaatgtgctgacaagcggtagttttg TACCTATCGAGGCCAATGTCATTCAGCGCCCCTCCGGAACAAATCGACTGGCCAAGAAGAAGAATTTGAAAAGATCGGCGGGAATAGGCGGGGCTATACCCTGCTCACCGCAGGCCATAGAACAGCTacaaattccttataaaaaggcccGCAAGGACGCCACCCACGGCGGTCTAGCTCCGGAGAATTTTACCCATGTTATTCAGGCCGTTATAAATCCGCAAATCGCGCCACATGGAGCGGCATGGACTGATTCCAACCACCAAGTGATTGCGGACGTGGAGGTGCGTGTGTCGGCGGCGCCTACAGAGACAGTCGCCGTGCAACCGGATGGGACTATACAACACG TCTATGGAGATCCCCAGTGTGCGCCACCAGCAGGGCTGACCGTCAATGATTGGCCTGGTCTTGACGACATCCTGGACGCGTCCTGGAATTCATCGCTGCTGGAACATAGCGACTTCACTCCAGCTCTGTGGGTCGACTCTCCAGCTACATCCGTAGAGGCTACCACCAGTGCAgagcctgtacaacaccaccagcctgcaGGCCCTGCATCTGGATCCCTACACGCCATTCAAGCCCCTATCTGCGACTCTCCGTGTATCGTGAGTCCCATCGCTCATGAGGTAGCGGTGCTGCGGCTACCAGCCGGTCCCGCAATTGCTGATGGTGAATACTGGGCTGTGCCGCAAGATGCTAAATGGCGTAAAGaatttgctgataaattagccgtGTTAACTGCAACGGTGGCTGTAAACTCCTCAGCCATTGATCGTCAGATTAAACGTGGTGACAGTAGACATCAGGCTCTCGAAGAGCAGACGAAGCAGTCCTTCAGCGCTATCAGGCTCGAAAATGCGCGTGATCGGATGATTGCTAAATCCCCAAACACTGAAACCAGTAATGGACTTGCAATTGTGGACCTTCAACGTAAGCATTTTGCGGCCGCGGTAGCTGTGCGAGGCAACACGCAGGGCATAGCGAAAATTAGCTCAGTAGAGGCGTTAAGAGCTTCTAAAACCGCTCGAAAATTATGGTTAATGGAATCTACTTGCAAAGCTAACCTGGATGCCTATAGGGCATTGTGTACCGAGATGTCTGTGATGAGTGACACAGTAGCAAAGCTCTCGTTGAatgctattatttga